The genomic DNA GGCTCAAAGAACTGAGGAAGAGAACCCGAAGGCCGCAGAGGCCGAGGACGACGACGCCGAGGTCGAAGACGCGGAGCTCCTCGCCGAGGTCGCAGAGGACATCGAGGTCGAGGAGGAGGCTCCACCTCGGGCACCCAAACCCGAAGAGGCGGCCGGCCTGGGGGACCTCGACGCGCTCGGCACCTACCTGCGCGAGATCGGCCGCTATCCCTTGCTCAACGCCGCGCAGGAGGTCGAGCTGGCCAAGCGGATCGAGGGCGGGGTGAAGGCCGCGAAGCGTCTGGCCAAGAACGGCTCGATCCCGGCGACGAAGAAGCGGGAGCTGCAACGCACCGTTCGGGACGGGGAGATGGCCAAGCACGACATGGTCCAGGCGAACCTCCGGCTCGTCGTGTCGATCGCCCGGCGCTACCGTGCCACGGGCATCCCGCTTCTGGACCTCGTCCAGGAGGGCAACATCGGCCTGATGCGCGCGGTGGACAAGTTCGACTGGCGCAAGGGCTTCAAGTTCTCGACCTACGCGACGTGGTGGATCCGTCAGGCGATCCAGCGTGGGATCGCCGACCGCGGCCGCGCGATCCGGCTGCCGGTCCACGTCCACGAACTCTTGGTGCGGGTCCGCCGCGCCCGCGCGGAGCTCGAAGCCCAGTATGGACGCGAGGCCACCGACGAAGAGGTCGCGCGGGCCGCGCGGCTCCCGGTCGCCCGTGTTCGCGAGCTGCGCGGACTTGCCGCGAACCTGCTCTCGCTCGAGACCCCCGTCGGGGAGGCCGGCGAAGCGACGCTCGGGGAGTTCGTCCCCGACGAAGCGGCGGCCGGACAGTTCGACGAAGTCCTATCGGGGATCGGGCGCGAGGAGCTCGAAAAGGTGCTCTCGACGTTGACCGAACGCGAGCAGAAGATCCTCGCGCTCCGCTTCGGGCTGACCGGCGAGGAGCCGCTTACCCTCGAGGAGGTCGGTCGTAGATTCGGGCTCACTCGCGAGCGGATCCGTCAGCTCGAGGCGAAGGCGCTCGCGAAGCTCCGGCACCCCAGCCGCTCGGCGGCCCTGCGAACCGAAACCTAACCCGTCGCCGGGTTGATCGCGGCCTGAAACGCGGGTTTTCCGTCGGCGGCGATCAGCTGCACGGTCAAGTCCCGTACGTTGAGCCCGGTCGTGCTCCCCCACGAGCCGCGACCGTCCACGAGCCGGATCCGCCCGACCGTGACCGCAGCGGAAGACTTGGGGATGAAGACGACGTCGTGCATGCCCGAGCCACTCGCGGCGTCGACGACGATGAAGACCCAGTTCGCCGGGCCCGAGTACGCGAACACCTGACCGGCCGGACCTCCGTCGGACGTGCGGAGCGAAGCGGCGACCAGCTCGCCCTGCCGCTCGATGATGTTGAGGTAGCGATTGGCGAGGTCGCGGTCGCGCCGGGTCGCTGCGGTCATGATCGCGAACGTTCCACCGATCGAGACGAGAACGATCGCGGCGACCGCCGCCACGATCTTGAGGCGCCGGCCGGGCCGCAGGCCGTGCACGCGGTCGACGGCGTGAGCTTCGAAACCGATCGGCGGTTCTTTGGGAGGCGCCAGCAGCAGGAGAGAGTCGGCGGCGCGGGAGAGCTCTTCGACGAGTGTGCGACAGTCGGTGCAGGAGGCTATGTGGACGAGCGCGCGAGCGCGCTGCTCTCCGGCCGCGATCCCTAGCGCGAGTTCCGGAGCGAGCTCGCGTACCTCATCGCAGGTCGCTTCGCTCACTCTTGACCTCGAATGCCGAGCGCAGCTTGATCATCGCTGCGCGGATCCGGGTCTTGGCCGTACCGAGCGGCACCTTCTCCGAGTCGCTGATCTCGCGGGCGGTCCGCCCGTAGAAGGCGGCGAGGACGAGCGCGCGGCGCTGGTCGAACGGGAGCTCCATGATCGCGCGCCGAAGGCGCCCGATGTCCTCGCCGGCGATCGCCCGCTCGTCCGGACCGGCTTCGGGCGCCGGGATCCCCATGGCGAGCAGGGCGTCGGGGTCCATGGGCTCGGCGCGGCGGAGCCGCATGGCGTCGATGGCCAGGTTCCGGGTGATCGCGAGCAGCCAGGCGGCCACCGGTCCGCGCCTGGCGTCGTAGGCCTGCGCATGGCGCCAGGCCCGGGCGAATGCCTCCTGAGCGACGTCCTCGGCGACGCCCTGGTCCCCGGTGATCGCCATCGCGAGCCCGAAGACCCGGCGCTGGAAACGGCGCACGAAGGCGGCGATGGCGTCGGTATCGCCGGAGGCGAGTCCGGCGAGAAGCGCTTCGTCTGATGCGGCCCACATCGGGGATACCCTCCTGAGGCGCCCCTGGATTCCCGGCCAGGATCTTGGCCCGAAGGGATTCTACCCTCGGAAGGGGTCTTACCCAAGGGTAACGGGGTCCTTAACACCGAGGCAGACGGGTCGTACAATCCGGGCGCCGAGGGGTGCTAGGACGACGAAGGGGGAGCCATGCCGTGGCAGAATTTCCTGCTCGCGATCCACATCCTGGGTGCGGTCTTCATCTTCGGCCCGACGGTGGCCTACTCGTTCATAGGGGCGCGGGCTAAGAAACAGGGAGCGCCCGTCGCGTGGGCGATCGGGACCGTCGAGTTCATCGAGAACAAGTGGGTAAACCCGCTCGCCCTCACGCTCCAGCCGCTTTCGGGAGCGCTGCTGATCCTCAACGGGAAGAATCAATGGAATCCGTTCGAGAGCCACGGCCGCTGGCTCCTCATCGGGATCATCCTCTACATCGTGGCGATGGGTTTCGCCATCTTCGTTCAAGGCGCGAACGCGAAGAAGGCTCTGCACCTTGCCGAGGCCGATCAGTTCGGACCGGAGTTCGGCGCGCTCATGAAGAAGGTGGCAATGGGCGGTCAGTTCCTGACGGTTCTGCTCATCGCGATCATCGTGCTGATGGTCGTGAAGCCAGGGTCGGGCTTCATCCATCCCTAACCACGAGGGGCGAGGCGCACTCGCCGCCTCCATGATGGCCAGGAAACTCGGCGCGGAGAGCCCGTAGGGTTCTCAAAGCGTGAGCGCCTCTTCGGATCGGCCCGGCGACCACCGAGCCCTGCTGACCGACTTCTACCAGCTGACGATGCTTCAGTCGTACTGGCGACGGCGGATGACCGCGCCGGCCACGTTCGACCTTTTCGTACGGCATCTTCCTCCCAACCGCCGCTTCCTCATCGCGTGCGGGCTCGAGGGTGCACTCGATTACCTGGCGACCCTGCGTTTCACGTCCGATGA from Actinomycetota bacterium includes the following:
- a CDS encoding sigma-70 family RNA polymerase sigma factor, which gives rise to MAQRTEEENPKAAEAEDDDAEVEDAELLAEVAEDIEVEEEAPPRAPKPEEAAGLGDLDALGTYLREIGRYPLLNAAQEVELAKRIEGGVKAAKRLAKNGSIPATKKRELQRTVRDGEMAKHDMVQANLRLVVSIARRYRATGIPLLDLVQEGNIGLMRAVDKFDWRKGFKFSTYATWWIRQAIQRGIADRGRAIRLPVHVHELLVRVRRARAELEAQYGREATDEEVARAARLPVARVRELRGLAANLLSLETPVGEAGEATLGEFVPDEAAAGQFDEVLSGIGREELEKVLSTLTEREQKILALRFGLTGEEPLTLEEVGRRFGLTRERIRQLEAKALAKLRHPSRSAALRTET
- a CDS encoding zf-HC2 domain-containing protein — translated: MSEATCDEVRELAPELALGIAAGEQRARALVHIASCTDCRTLVEELSRAADSLLLLAPPKEPPIGFEAHAVDRVHGLRPGRRLKIVAAVAAIVLVSIGGTFAIMTAATRRDRDLANRYLNIIERQGELVAASLRTSDGGPAGQVFAYSGPANWVFIVVDAASGSGMHDVVFIPKSSAAVTVGRIRLVDGRGSWGSTTGLNVRDLTVQLIAADGKPAFQAAINPATG
- a CDS encoding sigma-70 family RNA polymerase sigma factor; amino-acid sequence: MWAASDEALLAGLASGDTDAIAAFVRRFQRRVFGLAMAITGDQGVAEDVAQEAFARAWRHAQAYDARRGPVAAWLLAITRNLAIDAMRLRRAEPMDPDALLAMGIPAPEAGPDERAIAGEDIGRLRRAIMELPFDQRRALVLAAFYGRTAREISDSEKVPLGTAKTRIRAAMIKLRSAFEVKSERSDLR
- a CDS encoding DUF2269 family protein gives rise to the protein MPWQNFLLAIHILGAVFIFGPTVAYSFIGARAKKQGAPVAWAIGTVEFIENKWVNPLALTLQPLSGALLILNGKNQWNPFESHGRWLLIGIILYIVAMGFAIFVQGANAKKALHLAEADQFGPEFGALMKKVAMGGQFLTVLLIAIIVLMVVKPGSGFIHP